A stretch of the Flavobacterium sp. 5 genome encodes the following:
- a CDS encoding DUF6515 family protein: MGKIIIRQNSIGILVVVVTLFLNINLINAQHKAHGGGGGGVHPGKQVSKPSMPAHKPAVNNSRPQTNGSANKIGGNKPVNRSVSNTNGIGNHKSNGNLGNKNNSNKNSIGNKNNIGNKNSIKKGGNNTVNINVDKSKNINNSHNRVNNSHHNTAVRRSPNYRPYARPPHIYGGYRYNCYHPYRYHPYRPYHWGPVWHPWGFVLTTLAVTAIVVEANSQKYHYDQGVYYAQSSGGYTVVQAPVGATITTLPANTQTVPVNETTNNYYYGGTYYEKSSGGYTVVPPTAGTIVENLPEGGQEVKMGDVTYVKVGDTYYQPFEDGGKDKYEVVDVESE, translated from the coding sequence ATGGGGAAAATAATAATTAGGCAAAATTCAATTGGAATTTTAGTAGTGGTTGTGACACTTTTTTTAAATATTAATTTAATAAATGCTCAACATAAGGCACATGGCGGAGGTGGCGGAGGTGTTCATCCTGGAAAACAGGTTAGTAAACCTAGTATGCCTGCACATAAACCAGCTGTTAATAATTCAAGACCTCAAACTAATGGTTCAGCTAATAAGATTGGCGGAAATAAGCCAGTTAATAGAAGTGTTTCTAATACAAATGGTATAGGTAATCATAAGAGTAATGGTAACTTGGGTAACAAGAATAATAGTAATAAAAATAGTATCGGGAATAAAAATAATATAGGTAACAAAAACAGTATTAAAAAAGGAGGCAATAACACTGTAAATATTAATGTTGATAAAAGTAAGAACATAAATAACAGTCATAATCGCGTTAATAATAGTCATCATAATACAGCTGTAAGAAGAAGCCCTAATTATCGCCCTTATGCTAGACCTCCACATATTTATGGTGGGTACAGATATAATTGTTACCATCCGTATCGTTATCATCCTTATCGTCCATATCATTGGGGGCCAGTATGGCATCCTTGGGGATTTGTTCTTACCACTTTGGCTGTAACTGCTATTGTTGTAGAGGCTAATAGTCAAAAATATCATTATGATCAAGGAGTATATTATGCACAAAGTAGCGGTGGTTATACTGTTGTACAAGCGCCAGTTGGTGCAACTATTACTACCTTGCCAGCAAATACTCAAACTGTACCTGTCAACGAAACGACAAATAATTATTATTATGGAGGTACTTATTATGAAAAATCAAGTGGGGGTTATACAGTAGTTCCTCCCACAGCAGGAACTATAGTTGAAAATTTACCAGAAGGTGGGCAAGAGGTTAAAATGGGTGATGTAACTTATGTAAAAGTGGGTGATACTTATTATCAACCTTTTGAAGATGGTGGTAAAGATAAATATGAAGTTGTAGATGTAGAATCAGAATAA
- a CDS encoding outer membrane beta-barrel protein, with translation MSKIYSSLVCVFFFFAANAQNNIVIKGTVYDINSQKPLESAMVYFSNVKDSTVIEYTTTDKNGFFKINTKIYDKPVFLKINFMGYQTYTEEQNKLLENKDFGKLYLSQNETALNEVVIKNDAPPIRIKKDTLEFNAASYKVRPDATVETLLKQLPGVEVDSDGKVTANGKEVTQFLVNGKSFFGKDGAILLKNMPADMINKVQVSDFKTKKEELSKQESSSDDASINFTIDEKKNKGFFGKVMGGYGSDDRYENSFILNYFNNKQKISLLASANNINSTGFAMDEVFDNMGGGRNTKQATRSTATGKGITTSNLVGFNYSDEWAKKLNSTVGYNFSNTINKNESKSNQAEFLPTGAILTEADSKTRNENIGNKANFEFEYKINPTTRLVVTPVIDQSRTNSSSESSSASKDENGTSLNESNANSYKENSSTNFTNTINFNKAFERKARNLSFVFTNANSNSDSDALNQSKTIFYQGTRPDDERNQNGKSNNTADSYSADIEYTEPITDSLRIRIGTELGWANEVNDARTYDYDASSQSFSILNDLQTNYTTSRQNSITPTAGLTFEKNKFTFNLNSKTSIVDYDNHSLYLNKTTDLNQQYVLPIGNAQIRYKFEKSKFITLRYDYSSSLPSSTQLMPVANLANPLNTIIGNSDLNLNKKNSVNINYRNFDVRTRSGYSLFVKGDFYDSQVASSSVYDDSGKRTTTYRNVTGTYSTSVGGNWGQTIKRDAHVLRYGLGLSGNYALDKGFTNAVLYSSKSLGLSPRVYLSYDYGELLTVAPSYSLTYNESNYTNSSLKASSNVVHRINLQTTNYWPKNWIFGNDFGYNYNSNISDDFKKDYYLWNTSLSYGFFDKKMTLKVKVYDVLNHNQSATRTISPTTIRDEENTVLKRYAMFSLTYKIGSFAPKERRGGPNRRDPGMD, from the coding sequence ATGTCTAAAATTTACTCATCCTTAGTGTGTGTGTTCTTCTTTTTTGCAGCAAATGCTCAAAATAACATTGTTATTAAGGGAACTGTATATGATATTAATTCTCAAAAGCCACTAGAATCAGCGATGGTTTATTTTTCTAATGTCAAAGATTCCACTGTTATTGAATATACAACTACAGATAAAAATGGTTTTTTTAAAATTAACACTAAAATATACGACAAACCTGTTTTTTTAAAGATAAATTTTATGGGCTATCAGACGTATACTGAGGAGCAAAATAAACTTTTAGAAAATAAGGATTTTGGTAAATTATACTTATCTCAAAATGAAACTGCATTAAACGAGGTGGTTATAAAAAATGATGCACCACCCATCCGTATAAAAAAAGATACTTTAGAGTTTAATGCTGCTTCTTATAAAGTACGTCCTGATGCCACTGTAGAGACTTTGTTGAAGCAATTACCAGGAGTTGAGGTAGATAGTGATGGAAAGGTTACTGCTAATGGAAAAGAAGTAACTCAGTTTTTAGTAAATGGGAAATCTTTCTTTGGAAAAGACGGAGCCATACTGTTAAAAAATATGCCAGCAGATATGATCAATAAAGTTCAGGTTTCTGATTTTAAAACTAAAAAAGAAGAACTGTCTAAGCAAGAATCTAGTTCAGATGATGCTAGTATCAATTTTACTATCGATGAAAAGAAAAATAAAGGTTTTTTTGGAAAAGTAATGGGTGGTTATGGAAGTGATGACCGTTATGAAAATAGCTTTATATTGAATTATTTTAATAACAAACAAAAAATAAGTTTACTGGCTTCTGCTAATAATATCAATTCGACGGGTTTTGCCATGGACGAAGTATTTGATAATATGGGCGGTGGCAGAAATACGAAACAAGCAACTCGATCTACTGCAACTGGAAAAGGGATTACTACATCAAATTTGGTTGGTTTTAATTATTCTGATGAATGGGCAAAAAAATTGAATTCAACTGTGGGTTATAATTTTTCGAATACAATTAATAAAAACGAAAGTAAATCCAATCAAGCCGAATTCTTGCCTACGGGTGCTATTTTGACCGAAGCCGATTCTAAAACAAGAAACGAAAATATAGGTAATAAAGCGAATTTTGAATTCGAATATAAAATAAATCCAACAACTAGATTGGTTGTTACACCAGTAATCGATCAATCTCGCACTAATAGTTCTTCAGAATCTTCTAGTGCTTCGAAGGATGAAAATGGAACATCTTTAAATGAAAGCAATGCAAATTCATATAAAGAAAACTCATCCACTAATTTTACAAATACCATCAACTTTAATAAAGCTTTCGAAAGAAAAGCACGTAACTTGAGTTTTGTTTTTACTAATGCTAATTCAAATAGTGATTCAGATGCACTTAATCAGTCTAAAACTATTTTTTATCAAGGAACCAGACCTGATGATGAACGAAATCAAAATGGGAAAAGCAATAATACAGCTGATTCGTATTCAGCCGATATTGAATATACAGAACCAATAACCGACTCGTTGCGAATTAGAATTGGTACAGAATTAGGATGGGCAAACGAGGTAAATGATGCAAGAACGTATGATTATGATGCCAGTTCTCAATCATTTTCTATTCTAAATGATTTGCAAACTAATTACACCACTTCAAGACAAAATTCAATTACTCCAACTGCGGGGCTTACTTTTGAAAAAAATAAATTTACTTTTAATTTGAATTCTAAAACTTCTATTGTTGATTATGATAATCATTCGTTATACCTAAATAAAACCACCGATTTGAATCAACAATATGTTTTGCCAATCGGGAACGCGCAAATTAGATACAAGTTTGAAAAGTCAAAATTTATAACTTTAAGATATGATTATTCTAGTAGTCTTCCTTCTTCAACCCAATTAATGCCAGTAGCAAATTTGGCAAATCCATTGAATACTATAATAGGAAATTCAGATTTGAACTTGAATAAAAAAAATAGTGTAAACATTAATTATAGAAATTTTGATGTACGTACACGTTCAGGTTATAGTTTGTTTGTAAAAGGAGATTTTTATGATAGTCAAGTTGCCTCTTCTTCGGTTTATGATGATAGTGGAAAAAGAACAACTACCTATAGAAACGTTACAGGAACCTATAGTACTTCTGTTGGAGGGAATTGGGGGCAAACTATAAAAAGAGATGCTCATGTTTTGCGGTATGGTTTGGGTTTGAGTGGTAATTATGCTTTGGATAAAGGATTTACCAACGCTGTTTTATACAGTTCAAAATCTTTAGGGCTTTCACCAAGGGTTTATCTTTCGTATGATTATGGTGAGTTGCTTACTGTAGCGCCTTCCTATAGTTTGACGTACAACGAATCAAATTATACAAATTCGTCATTAAAAGCCAGTTCGAATGTAGTGCATAGAATTAATCTGCAAACCACTAATTATTGGCCTAAGAATTGGATTTTTGGTAATGATTTTGGGTACAATTACAATTCGAATATTTCGGATGATTTCAAAAAAGATTATTATTTATGGAACACCAGTTTGTCTTATGGTTTCTTTGATAAAAAAATGACTCTAAAAGTAAAGGTTTACGATGTTTTAAATCATAACCAAAGTGCTACCAGAACAATATCTCCAACGACAATTCGTGATGAAGAAAATACCGTTTTAAAAAGATATGCCATGTTTTCTTTAACCTATAAAATTGGAAGTTTTGCACCGAAAGAAAGACGCGGTGGTCCTAATAGAAGAGATCCAGGCATGGATTAA
- the der gene encoding ribosome biogenesis GTPase Der: MNNIVAIVGRPNVGKSTLFNRLIQRREAIVDSVSGVTRDRNYGKSEWNGKEFSVIDTGGYVRGSDDVFEGEIRKQVELAIDEADVIIFVVDVEEGITPMDDIVARLLRKVTKPVLLAVNKVDNAMREKDALEFYNLGLGDYYTFASISGSGTGDLLDALIDAFPVKPEPVQEEVVLPRFAVVGRPNAGKSSFINALIGKERFMVTDIAGTTRDAIDTKFDRFGFEFNLVDTAGIRRKAKVKEDLEFYSVMRSVRAIEHADICILVIDATRGFEGQDQSIFWLAEKNRKGVVILVNKWDLVEKDTMSTRDYEEKIKKELMPFTDVPILFVSALTKQRLLKALEATVQVYENRQQRIPTSKFNEFMLKVIEAYPPPATKGKYVKIKYCMQLPTQTPQFVFFANLPQYVKEPYKRYLENKIRENWDFSGVPIDIYIREK; the protein is encoded by the coding sequence ATGAATAACATTGTTGCGATAGTAGGAAGACCTAATGTAGGGAAATCAACCCTTTTTAATAGGCTGATACAAAGAAGAGAAGCTATTGTAGATTCAGTTTCTGGAGTTACCAGAGATAGAAACTACGGTAAAAGCGAGTGGAACGGAAAAGAGTTTTCTGTGATTGATACGGGAGGATACGTACGTGGATCCGATGATGTTTTTGAAGGTGAAATCCGTAAACAAGTAGAATTGGCGATAGATGAAGCCGATGTTATTATATTTGTCGTAGATGTTGAAGAGGGGATTACTCCAATGGATGATATTGTTGCCCGCTTGTTGCGTAAAGTGACTAAGCCAGTTTTATTGGCTGTGAATAAGGTAGATAATGCGATGCGTGAAAAAGACGCTCTTGAGTTTTATAACCTTGGGTTGGGAGATTATTACACGTTTGCAAGTATTTCTGGTAGTGGTACTGGAGATTTATTGGATGCATTAATTGATGCTTTTCCAGTGAAACCAGAACCGGTTCAGGAAGAAGTGGTTTTGCCACGTTTTGCAGTTGTTGGTCGTCCTAATGCTGGAAAATCTAGTTTTATCAATGCACTTATTGGTAAAGAACGTTTTATGGTTACTGATATTGCGGGAACAACCCGTGATGCTATTGATACTAAATTTGACCGTTTTGGTTTTGAATTTAACTTAGTAGATACCGCAGGTATTCGTCGTAAAGCGAAAGTAAAAGAAGATTTAGAATTTTACTCGGTAATGCGTTCAGTTCGTGCGATTGAGCATGCTGATATTTGTATATTGGTTATTGATGCGACTCGTGGATTTGAAGGACAGGATCAAAGTATTTTTTGGTTAGCTGAGAAAAACCGTAAAGGAGTTGTTATCTTAGTAAACAAATGGGATTTAGTTGAAAAAGATACCATGTCAACCCGTGATTACGAAGAGAAAATCAAGAAGGAGTTAATGCCATTTACAGATGTGCCGATTCTTTTTGTTTCAGCTTTAACTAAACAACGTTTGTTGAAAGCATTGGAAGCAACGGTTCAGGTTTATGAAAACAGACAACAACGTATTCCTACTTCAAAATTCAATGAATTCATGTTGAAAGTAATTGAAGCTTATCCGCCACCAGCAACTAAAGGTAAATATGTAAAAATTAAATATTGTATGCAGCTTCCAACTCAAACGCCTCAGTTTGTGTTTTTTGCCAACTTGCCACAATATGTTAAGGAACCTTACAAAAGATATCTTGAAAATAAAATTAGAGAAAACTGGGACTTTTCAGGAGTGCCAATTGACATCTACATCAGAGAGAAATAA
- the era gene encoding GTPase Era yields MSHKAGFVNIIGNPNVGKSTLMNAFVGERLSIITSKAQTTRHRILGIVNGEDFQMILSDTPGIIKPAYEMQESMMNFVKSAFEDADILIYMVEIGEQDLKDEAFFNKIIHSKIPVLLLLNKIDNSNQVQLEEQVAFWTAKVPNAEIYPISALQNFNVPEVFQRIITLLPESPAYYPKDQLTDKPERFFVNETIREKILLNYSKEIPYAVEIVTEEFFEDENIIRIRSLIMVERETQKGIIIGHKGAALKKVGTDARADLEKFFGKQIHIELVVKVNKNWRSNANMLKRFGYNQ; encoded by the coding sequence ATGTCACATAAAGCAGGTTTTGTAAATATCATAGGGAATCCAAACGTTGGAAAATCAACGCTTATGAACGCCTTTGTTGGAGAAAGATTATCAATTATTACGTCTAAAGCTCAAACAACACGTCATAGGATTCTTGGAATTGTAAATGGAGAAGATTTTCAAATGATCTTGTCAGACACACCTGGTATCATTAAACCAGCCTACGAAATGCAGGAATCAATGATGAATTTCGTGAAATCTGCTTTTGAAGATGCTGATATTTTGATTTATATGGTGGAGATAGGGGAGCAGGATTTGAAAGACGAAGCTTTCTTTAATAAAATCATTCATTCTAAAATTCCAGTTTTGTTGTTGCTGAATAAAATTGACAACTCGAATCAAGTACAATTGGAAGAGCAGGTAGCATTTTGGACTGCTAAAGTTCCGAATGCTGAAATCTATCCAATATCAGCTTTGCAGAATTTTAATGTTCCTGAAGTTTTTCAAAGGATTATTACGTTGTTGCCAGAATCACCTGCGTATTATCCAAAAGACCAATTGACAGACAAACCGGAACGTTTCTTTGTAAACGAAACAATCCGTGAAAAAATATTATTGAATTACAGTAAAGAGATTCCGTACGCAGTAGAAATCGTAACCGAAGAGTTTTTTGAAGACGAAAATATCATTCGTATTCGTTCTTTGATTATGGTGGAACGCGAAACTCAAAAAGGAATTATCATTGGTCACAAAGGTGCTGCTTTGAAAAAAGTAGGAACGGATGCCCGTGCGGATTTAGAGAAATTCTTTGGAAAACAAATTCACATCGAATTAGTTGTAAAAGTGAACAAGAATTGGAGAAGCAACGCTAATATGTTGAAGAGATTCGGTTATAATCAATAG
- a CDS encoding AraC family transcriptional regulator, protein MIRHLKDSQEKKWIITLLTLVSLLIFSYLITCLVGLFLQYDISSTMNVLALFGTFIIHWTAYIGIYKYNLAKNKDAVYNFLNKDLTISYANLPIVENYTPEENKESITADNLYFQKLELLCKDQHIYTDSTLNREKVAEKLGISAGYVSQIINTITGDNFAHYINQYRIEAVKEMISNSEYENYNLLTMGLESGFTSKTTFYKAFKKVTGQTPNEYKNTSK, encoded by the coding sequence ATGATAAGACATTTAAAAGATTCACAGGAAAAAAAATGGATAATTACCTTATTAACCCTTGTTTCTTTATTAATATTCTCTTATCTCATTACTTGTCTAGTCGGTTTATTTCTTCAATATGATATTTCTTCTACAATGAACGTTCTGGCTTTATTTGGAACATTCATAATACACTGGACAGCATATATAGGCATTTACAAATACAACCTTGCCAAAAACAAAGATGCTGTTTACAATTTTCTAAATAAAGACTTAACAATTTCGTATGCCAATCTGCCAATTGTAGAAAATTACACCCCAGAAGAAAACAAGGAATCTATTACAGCAGATAATCTTTATTTTCAAAAACTGGAACTTCTTTGCAAAGATCAGCACATTTATACTGACAGTACATTAAACAGAGAAAAAGTCGCTGAAAAACTAGGCATAAGCGCAGGGTATGTTTCACAAATTATAAATACCATAACAGGAGATAACTTTGCTCATTATATCAATCAATATAGAATTGAAGCTGTCAAAGAAATGATCTCAAATTCTGAATATGAAAACTATAATTTGTTGACGATGGGATTAGAATCCGGGTTTACTTCAAAAACTACTTTTTATAAAGCTTTTAAAAAAGTTACTGGTCAAACACCAAACGAATACAAAAACACCAGCAAATAA
- a CDS encoding porin family protein, with amino-acid sequence MKKILVLAVVTVLGFTNVNAQKIKFGAKGGLNFASISGDNTKGSNTVTSFNFGLLSEIPISEKFSFQPELMYSGQGYSFDDNTVALHYLNIPLMGKYYVAKGLSVEAGPQIGFLLSAKNEKTDVKDSFNTFDFGINFGLGYKLENGLNFGARYNLGLTNINNIDDSSSKNKNGVFQLSVGYFFF; translated from the coding sequence ATGAAAAAAATTTTAGTACTAGCTGTTGTTACAGTTTTAGGATTTACAAATGTTAATGCACAAAAAATTAAATTTGGTGCTAAAGGAGGTTTAAACTTCGCATCTATCAGCGGTGATAATACAAAAGGTAGTAATACCGTAACATCATTTAATTTTGGTCTTTTATCAGAGATTCCAATTTCCGAAAAATTTTCTTTTCAACCGGAACTAATGTATTCTGGTCAGGGATATAGTTTCGATGATAATACAGTTGCTCTACATTATCTGAACATTCCTTTAATGGGGAAATATTATGTAGCAAAAGGGTTGAGTGTTGAAGCCGGACCCCAAATAGGTTTTTTACTTTCTGCTAAAAATGAAAAGACAGATGTAAAAGATTCGTTTAATACTTTTGATTTTGGTATTAATTTTGGTTTAGGTTATAAACTTGAAAACGGACTTAATTTTGGTGCAAGATATAATCTGGGATTAACTAATATTAATAATATAGATGATTCTTCCAGTAAAAATAAAAACGGAGTATTTCAATTATCTGTTGGTTATTTCTTTTTCTAA